From a single Syngnathus scovelli strain Florida chromosome 2, RoL_Ssco_1.2, whole genome shotgun sequence genomic region:
- the znf341 gene encoding zinc finger protein 341 isoform X2, giving the protein MLLHSVSVSTYITVPPSPLTHTLVQGNVLVSDDILMSAISAFTSIDQPMTTMQTPVQSNPGMHTTGVSYLQHHHPHHPQHQPTHTLPQSQTPAHPLPGGQPGQQPLVSSHVPASHGNSVVQVYSTLPHMVGGGNADIHPLGLHPFHPVQVPSQCVESQSFTTPPVYSPGKLGIKTKTCSITTNIAELGEFEKLIGPKRPRSSKKGSDGVIESLKSKGPKLKCNFCDKIFSKNFDLQQHIRSHTGEKPFQCIVCGRAFAQKSNVKKHMQTHKVWPMGVASTVSRLPITVKVVPVAANEEEEEAGGDQQRQCELEEADTQNQMSQEDDAAAMGLATETSGEAEEIVPEAQADVEAACGDSVPSQPQNQDGPGQTKQIVVVDSSYQCQFCSNKFKTYFQLKSHMTQHKGEQVYKCVLKSCSQTFQKLDQFLEHIRTHQEQLTYRCHLCSKEFPSLFELGVHQYSHCFSPQQNPRKETTFYRCVKCQSRYSTQESLEQHLLTATHNFPCPHCQKVFPCERYFRRHLPTHGVGGRFKCHICKKVFKTEHYLKLHTRIHSGEKPYKCSVCEATFNRKDKVKRHMLIHEPFKKYKCPFRTHVGCTKEFNRPDKLKAHILSHSGIKPFKCLFCQKAFSRRAHMLEHQQSHTDNYRFRCSACNKGFSRQSYYRDHKCSGAGNGKRHDSESAEEDVELDRGDEQVGRSCDHLTRQTRRLRTSRHESREGDNPEEVGTDAHEGEQNSTNEGGQATSAVAASEVDGLEGDASQ; this is encoded by the exons ATGCTGCTTCACTCTGTTTCG GTGTCCACCTACATCACAGTGCCACCCTCCCCTCTAACACACACGCTGGTTCAAGGCAACGTGCTGGTCAGTGATGACATTCTTATGTCTGCCATCTCAGCTTTCACCTCCATTGACCAGCCAATGACTACTATGCAGACACCCGTACAG AGTAACCCAGGCATGCATACAACTGGCGTATCATACCTTCAGCACCACCACCCTCATCATCCCCAACATCAGCCCACTCACACACTTCCTCAGAGCCAGACACCAGCCCACCCGCTGCCAGGAGGACAACCTGGCCAGCAGCCTCTTGTATCTTCACACGTTCCCGCCAGCCATGGCAACTCAGTAGTTCAGGTCTACAGCACACTGCCCCACATGGTCGGTGGCGGTAATGCAGACATCCACCCGCTGGGTCTGCATCCATTCCATCCTGTACAA GTGCCCAGCCAGTGTGTGGAGAGTCAGTCTTTCACCACGCCTCCTGTCTACAGTCCGGGAAAGCTGGGCATCAAAACCAAGACGTGTAGCATTACCACCAACATAGCTGAGCTGGGCGAGTTTGAAAAACTCATTGGCCCAAAACGGCCTCGAAGTAGCAAAAAAGGCTCAGATGGCGTCAtag AGTCGCTGAAATCCAAAGGCCCAAAGCTGAAGTGTAATTTCTGTGACAAAATCTTCTCCAAAAATTTTGATCTTCAGCAGCACATTAGGAG tcATACAGGAGAGAAACCATTTCAGTGCATCGTGTGCGGCCGAGCCTTTGCCCAAAAGTCCAATGTGAAGAaacacatgcagacacacaAG GTGTGGCCTATGGGTGTGGCCAGCACAGTGTCAAGGCTGCCTATCACCGTAAAGGTGGTGCCGGTGGCAGccaacgaggaggaggaggaggccggTGGGGACCAGCAGCGGCAATGTGAACTGGAGGAGGCGGACACCCAAAACCAGATGTCTCAGGAAGACGACGCAGCCGCAATGG GTTTGGCTACAGAAACTTCAGGGGAAGCAGAGGAAATCGTGCCAGAAGCCCAGGCGGACGTGGAGGCCGCTTGTGGTGACTCTGTGCCCTCCCAGCCTCAGAATCAAGACGGTCCAGGTCAGACCAAACAGATTGTGGTGGTCGACAGCTCCTACCAGTGCCAGTTCTGCTCGAATAAGTTCAAGACCTACTTCCAGCTGAAGTCCCACATGACCCAACACAAGGGGGAGCAG GTTTACAAATGTGTGCTCAAGTCCTGCTCCCAGACCTTCCAGAAACTGGATCAGTTCTTGGAGCACATCAGGACTCACCAGGAACAGCTGACCTACCGCTGTCACCTCTGCAGCAAGGAGTTCCCCTCTTTGTTTGAACTGGGAGTCCACCAGTACTCCCACTGCTTCAGCCCACAGCAGAACCCACGCAAGGAAACCACATTCTACAG GTGTGTGAAATGTCAAAGCAGATATTCCACCCAAGAATCTCTAGAGCAACACCTTCTGACCGCTACACACAACTTTCCATGCCCACACTGTCAAAag GTGTTCCCATGCGAAAGGTACTTCAGACGCCACCTCCCCACTCATGGGGTTGGAGGGAGGTTCAAGTGTCACATCTGCAAGAAAGTCTTCAAGACAGAACACTACCTCAAACTTCACACAAGGATTCACTCAG GGGAAAAGCCATATAAATGCTCCGTGTGTGAAGCCACTTTCAACAGGAAAGACAAAGTCAAGCGCCACATGCTCATTCATGAACCCTTCAAAAAATACAAGTGTCCTTTCAG GACTCATGTAGGCTGCACCAAAGAATTCAACAGACCGGATAAGCTAAAGGCACATATTCTTTCACATTCAG GCATCAAGCCCTTCAAGTGTCTGTTCTGTCAGAAGGCGTTCAGTCGCAGGGCTCACATGCTCGAGCACCAGCAGTCGCACACTGACAATTATCGCTTCCGGTGCTCCGCCTGCAACAAAGGCTTCTCCAGACAGAGTTACTATAGAGACCACAAATGTTCAGGAGCTGGGAACGGAAAGAGACACGACAGCGAGAGTGCAGAAGAAGACGTGGAGCTGGACAGAGGGGACGAACAAGTTGGGAGGAGCTGTGACCATCTTACAAGGCAGACAAGGAGGTTAAGGACCAGCAGACATGAGTCGAGGGAAGGTGACAACCCGGAAGAGGTGGGAACCGACGCACATGAGGGAGAACAGAACTCAACAAATGAAGGCGGTCAAGCTACATCGGCTGTGGCCGCCAGTGAAGTTGACGGACTTGAAGGGGATGCATCACAGTAG
- the znf341 gene encoding zinc finger protein 341 isoform X1 produces the protein MPNARSWKCKMAQAIFEVLEGMDNQTVLAVQSLLDGQGGVPDPNNQNVSGTPAIQSMDDEDVFLCGKCKKQFNSLPAFMAHKREQCGSNVPSLSTVSLASTNAYTSVPSITSGPNANRQVSTYITVPPSPLTHTLVQGNVLVSDDILMSAISAFTSIDQPMTTMQTPVQSNPGMHTTGVSYLQHHHPHHPQHQPTHTLPQSQTPAHPLPGGQPGQQPLVSSHVPASHGNSVVQVYSTLPHMVGGGNADIHPLGLHPFHPVQVPSQCVESQSFTTPPVYSPGKLGIKTKTCSITTNIAELGEFEKLIGPKRPRSSKKGSDGVIESLKSKGPKLKCNFCDKIFSKNFDLQQHIRSHTGEKPFQCIVCGRAFAQKSNVKKHMQTHKVWPMGVASTVSRLPITVKVVPVAANEEEEEAGGDQQRQCELEEADTQNQMSQEDDAAAMGLATETSGEAEEIVPEAQADVEAACGDSVPSQPQNQDGPGQTKQIVVVDSSYQCQFCSNKFKTYFQLKSHMTQHKGEQVYKCVLKSCSQTFQKLDQFLEHIRTHQEQLTYRCHLCSKEFPSLFELGVHQYSHCFSPQQNPRKETTFYRCVKCQSRYSTQESLEQHLLTATHNFPCPHCQKVFPCERYFRRHLPTHGVGGRFKCHICKKVFKTEHYLKLHTRIHSGEKPYKCSVCEATFNRKDKVKRHMLIHEPFKKYKCPFRTHVGCTKEFNRPDKLKAHILSHSGIKPFKCLFCQKAFSRRAHMLEHQQSHTDNYRFRCSACNKGFSRQSYYRDHKCSGAGNGKRHDSESAEEDVELDRGDEQVGRSCDHLTRQTRRLRTSRHESREGDNPEEVGTDAHEGEQNSTNEGGQATSAVAASEVDGLEGDASQ, from the exons ATGCCGAACGCCCGGTCGTGGAAATGCAAGATGGCGCAGGCTATATTTGAGGTGCTCGAAG GCATGGACAATCAGACAGTCCTGGCGGTCCAGTCATTGCTGGATGGTCAAGGGGGTGTTCCTGACCCAAATAACCAAAACGTCTCTGGGACGCCAGCTATCCAGTCCATGG ATGATGAAGATGTATTCTTGTGCGGAAAATGTAAGAAGCAATTTAATTCCCTGCCAGCCTTCATGGCACACAAACGTGAGCAGTGCGGGTCGAATGTCCCTTCCTTATCGACTGTGTCCTTGGCCTCCACCAATGCCTACACATCGGTTCCCTCCATCACGTCAGGACCTAATGCCAACAGGCAG GTGTCCACCTACATCACAGTGCCACCCTCCCCTCTAACACACACGCTGGTTCAAGGCAACGTGCTGGTCAGTGATGACATTCTTATGTCTGCCATCTCAGCTTTCACCTCCATTGACCAGCCAATGACTACTATGCAGACACCCGTACAG AGTAACCCAGGCATGCATACAACTGGCGTATCATACCTTCAGCACCACCACCCTCATCATCCCCAACATCAGCCCACTCACACACTTCCTCAGAGCCAGACACCAGCCCACCCGCTGCCAGGAGGACAACCTGGCCAGCAGCCTCTTGTATCTTCACACGTTCCCGCCAGCCATGGCAACTCAGTAGTTCAGGTCTACAGCACACTGCCCCACATGGTCGGTGGCGGTAATGCAGACATCCACCCGCTGGGTCTGCATCCATTCCATCCTGTACAA GTGCCCAGCCAGTGTGTGGAGAGTCAGTCTTTCACCACGCCTCCTGTCTACAGTCCGGGAAAGCTGGGCATCAAAACCAAGACGTGTAGCATTACCACCAACATAGCTGAGCTGGGCGAGTTTGAAAAACTCATTGGCCCAAAACGGCCTCGAAGTAGCAAAAAAGGCTCAGATGGCGTCAtag AGTCGCTGAAATCCAAAGGCCCAAAGCTGAAGTGTAATTTCTGTGACAAAATCTTCTCCAAAAATTTTGATCTTCAGCAGCACATTAGGAG tcATACAGGAGAGAAACCATTTCAGTGCATCGTGTGCGGCCGAGCCTTTGCCCAAAAGTCCAATGTGAAGAaacacatgcagacacacaAG GTGTGGCCTATGGGTGTGGCCAGCACAGTGTCAAGGCTGCCTATCACCGTAAAGGTGGTGCCGGTGGCAGccaacgaggaggaggaggaggccggTGGGGACCAGCAGCGGCAATGTGAACTGGAGGAGGCGGACACCCAAAACCAGATGTCTCAGGAAGACGACGCAGCCGCAATGG GTTTGGCTACAGAAACTTCAGGGGAAGCAGAGGAAATCGTGCCAGAAGCCCAGGCGGACGTGGAGGCCGCTTGTGGTGACTCTGTGCCCTCCCAGCCTCAGAATCAAGACGGTCCAGGTCAGACCAAACAGATTGTGGTGGTCGACAGCTCCTACCAGTGCCAGTTCTGCTCGAATAAGTTCAAGACCTACTTCCAGCTGAAGTCCCACATGACCCAACACAAGGGGGAGCAG GTTTACAAATGTGTGCTCAAGTCCTGCTCCCAGACCTTCCAGAAACTGGATCAGTTCTTGGAGCACATCAGGACTCACCAGGAACAGCTGACCTACCGCTGTCACCTCTGCAGCAAGGAGTTCCCCTCTTTGTTTGAACTGGGAGTCCACCAGTACTCCCACTGCTTCAGCCCACAGCAGAACCCACGCAAGGAAACCACATTCTACAG GTGTGTGAAATGTCAAAGCAGATATTCCACCCAAGAATCTCTAGAGCAACACCTTCTGACCGCTACACACAACTTTCCATGCCCACACTGTCAAAag GTGTTCCCATGCGAAAGGTACTTCAGACGCCACCTCCCCACTCATGGGGTTGGAGGGAGGTTCAAGTGTCACATCTGCAAGAAAGTCTTCAAGACAGAACACTACCTCAAACTTCACACAAGGATTCACTCAG GGGAAAAGCCATATAAATGCTCCGTGTGTGAAGCCACTTTCAACAGGAAAGACAAAGTCAAGCGCCACATGCTCATTCATGAACCCTTCAAAAAATACAAGTGTCCTTTCAG GACTCATGTAGGCTGCACCAAAGAATTCAACAGACCGGATAAGCTAAAGGCACATATTCTTTCACATTCAG GCATCAAGCCCTTCAAGTGTCTGTTCTGTCAGAAGGCGTTCAGTCGCAGGGCTCACATGCTCGAGCACCAGCAGTCGCACACTGACAATTATCGCTTCCGGTGCTCCGCCTGCAACAAAGGCTTCTCCAGACAGAGTTACTATAGAGACCACAAATGTTCAGGAGCTGGGAACGGAAAGAGACACGACAGCGAGAGTGCAGAAGAAGACGTGGAGCTGGACAGAGGGGACGAACAAGTTGGGAGGAGCTGTGACCATCTTACAAGGCAGACAAGGAGGTTAAGGACCAGCAGACATGAGTCGAGGGAAGGTGACAACCCGGAAGAGGTGGGAACCGACGCACATGAGGGAGAACAGAACTCAACAAATGAAGGCGGTCAAGCTACATCGGCTGTGGCCGCCAGTGAAGTTGACGGACTTGAAGGGGATGCATCACAGTAG
- the e2f1 gene encoding transcription factor E2F1, with translation MSETLITGRTSEDLLADFETLLNPDGVGLGQDHQIVIITSPSNEGLHLDAAPSSTGEILLFATPQGTADVAFQEKRRPALGKPSVKRKLDLDSDHQYVSTSRPSSGRAPPSTPAPPRVPRTVTEKSRYDTSLNLTTKRFLDLLSQSADGVVDLNWASQVLDVQKRRIYDITNVLEGIQLISKKSKNHIQWLGNRVDGESVALHQELRKEVCDLSAAEEQLDKLISKCNLQLRLLTEEPQNKRLGYVRCQDLRTSFDTPDQLVMVIRAPPETQMQVSDPSEGYQVSLKSTRGAIDVFLCPDDSSGVCSPVTESSPSKTSCNPPPHARGGRSTPGKDRSSVALEVALSSPVSTSSTLTAASQPESSALLLGAETESLMNSDPFSGLGDITDFDFSTDFLHGEGLPLPLDGFINLSPPHNHFGLEDDLGVTELFDCDFGDLSQVLGES, from the exons ATGTCAGAGACTCTGATAACAGGCCGCACGTCTGAGGATCTATTGGCTGACTTCGAGACTTTGCTCAACCCCGATGGTGTCGGTCTGGGTCAGGACCACCAGATAGTCATTATTACCAGCCCCAGCAATGAGGGTCTCCACCTGGATGCCGCCCCCTCCAGCACGGGAGAAATCCTGCTGTTTGCTACACCACAGGGAACTGCTGATGTGGCCTTCCAAGAGAAAAGAAGGCCAGCACTGGGAAAACCATCG GTTAAGAGGAAGTTGGACCTGGACAGCGACCATCAGTATGTTAGTACGTCCCGGCCATCTTCAGGCCGTGCGCCACCCTCCACACCTGCCCCTCCCAGag TTCCTCGAACCGTTACGGAAAAGTCTCGCTATGACACGTCATTGAACCTGACCACCAAGCGCTTTCTGGACCTCCTGTCCCAGTCAGCTGACGGCGTGGTGGACCTGAATTGGGCCTCGCAGGTCCTGGATGTGCAGAAGCGGCGCATCTATGATATCACCAATGTTTTGGAAGGGATCCAGCTCATTTCCAAAAAGTCCAAGAACCACATCCAGTGGCT CGGGAACCGTGTCGACGGGGAGTCAGTCGCTCTCCATCAGGAACTGCGGAAGGAAGTGTGCGACCTCTCTGCAGCTGAGGAGCAACTGGATAAGCTCATCTCCAAATGCAATCTTCAGCTCCGACTACTCACAGAGGAGCCACAGAACAAAAG GCTGGGCTATGTGCGCTGCCAGGATTTGAGGACGTCGTTCGATACGCCCGACCAGTTAGTCATGGTGATCCGAGCTCCACCAGAAACCCAGATGCAAGTCTCAGACCCCAGCGAG GGTTACCAGGTGTCGCTGAAGAGCACGCGAGGCGCCATTGACGTCTTCCTCTGCCCGGACGACAGCTCCGGGGTTTGCAGCCCCGTGACAGAAAGCAGTCCCTCGAAAACGAGCTGTAACCCCCCGCCGCATGCACGAGGCGGCCGCTCGACGCCCGGCAAAGACAGAAGCTCCGTAGCTCTGGAAGTGGCTTTGTCATCCCCTGTGTCCACGTCGTCCACGCTAACAGCAGCTTCTCAGCCAGAATCTTCGGCGCTGTTGTTGGGTGCGGAAACAG AATCCCTTATGAACAGCGACCCATTCTCAGGCCTGGGGGACATAACAGACTTTGACTTCTCCACGGACTTCCTCCACGGAGAGGGCCTTCCTCTCCCATTGGACGGTTTCATCAATTTGTCTCCACCTCACAACCACTTTGGCCTGGAGGATGACTTGGGCGTCACTGAACTGTTTGACTGTGACTTTGGTGACTTGTCACAAGTTTTGGGGGAGAGTTAG